The [Pantoea] beijingensis genomic sequence GACGTCTTCCTCAATTTCCTCGCGGTTCTCCGGATTAACTCGATTGACCTTTACCGGCTCCTTCTCATCAGCACCCATTTTATGGTTCAGCACGACATCCAGAATCACGCCAATATTTTGTGACTTTAGCGCGTCGACGGCCGCCAGTAACTGCTGTTTATCACCGTACTTGGTTGCACGGCTTCCCTTTGCATCAAATTCGCCCAGGTCGAACAGGTCATATGTGTCGTAGCCCACGGAGTAACCGCCGGAGTCACCTTTATAAGCGGGTGGGAGCCAGACGGCGGTAATGCCGGTTTCACCCAGCCATGCTGCGCGTTCGGCGACCTCAGGCCAGAGTTTTCCTCCATCGGGATAATACCAGTGGAAGAACTGTAGCAATGTTGGGTTGCGCATTATCGACTCCGTTTACTCTGTCCGAAAAGTAAAGTATGGAGTAAGCGGCAGGAAAAGTATGAAGTCGGGAATATTTATTTCGCGTTAGCGGAAGATTGCTGTGGGCGGGGAGGATCCGCTGGTCAGTCGCACGGCTGCTTTATTATATTTTCGTGCAGCAGAACGACCAGAAGCCGACAGTCTCTTACTCCCGATCGCTTTTTTCGGTGTCGTAAGTGCGGGTGCAAGGTCGCTGCTTTCGGCGCTTGTCAGAGTATCCTTCTGGGTAACGAAATGGTGTTTCGTCGCTGGCCCATTTATTCACTGGGATACAGTACGGTACCCGACAGTTCACCATAAGCAGAATTCATTGCTTTATGGCGATTTGAATGGCCAATCAGGGAAACCAGCTCATCCATACGCAGCTGCAGCAGGCGTTTTACCTCGGCTTCATTATCCAAAATATGCCGTAAAACAGGACGCAGCTGTTCCTGAGTATGAAGGGAGACAGGATGCTGCTGCGTGACATCAGACAATGTTTCCACCGCACTGATATAATGGACTTCCATATCAATTAACTCATCCCATTTGTTCTCAGCAGCCAGACGCAGCATCGTCTGGCTGAGGACTAATAGTTGTTGGTAAATCACCAGCAAGTGCGGCGCAGCGTCCATCAAACAGCTTCCTGAACCAATTGATGGGTGTTGGACGCATCCTTCCAGGCATCAGCAATATTACGTAGCAGCGTCTCGACTTCCTGTATGGCATCCCCATCATTATGCAGATTAGCCTGCAACAGACGTTGTACCATGTAGGCATATAATGCTGATAAGTTGTCCGCTAACTCGTCACCGCTGCTGTCAATCAGACCTACCTTCAGCCCGTTCTCAATAATATTAATCGCTTTAGATAACGATTCCCCTTTGCCAGCAAGATTGTCCTCTTGCAGAAACAGGCGTGCACGAATCAGTGCGCTCAGCGCACCGTCGAATAACAGGGTGATCAGTTGATGGGGGGTGGCACTCATTACTGAACTTTCCAGCCCCACTTTCGCATAGGCTTTGGTGCCGCTTGCGCTATACATATCACGTCCTCATTACTTACTTGCTATCATTCGAGGTACTGAACTGAGAGGTTAAATAGCTACTGGTGTTATTCAACCGGGTCATGAGTACATCCAACTGGGTAAACTGCGTTTTGTACCGCTGAATATTGCTGTTAATGCGATCGTTCGCGGTGTTGAATTGTTCGGTGAGTTTTTTAAGCGTGCTGTTAACACCATCGGTTGCAGCGGCCAGAATACCGGTAGTGGAGGTGTAGCTGGCTAATGATCGACCGATGGTTGTGGCAATCCCGGTCGTTTTCCCATCGCCGACGATCATTGCCATCACGCCTTTGGCGTCAGATGTCACGCTGGCTTTTAGCTTGTCATTATCTACATTTAACTGTCCGCTATTGGGGTCCTGCGTAATACCAATTTGGGCCAGTGTTTTAAAGGTGGAACTGCTGGCTGCGTTAGTTAACTGGCTTTGCAACTGAGTCTGTATCGTGCGTAACGTGCTATCGCCTAACAGTGCTCCGTTCTTATTGTTTTGATCCTGGCCAGCGTCAACGCCGGTATAGCTGGTCAGATTGTCAAAGGTTGTCTGCAGGGCATTGTAGGCTTTTACCCAATCAGTAATAACCGATGTCGTCTTTGCAATATCTTTGCCGATCGTCAGTGACTGGACGCCATCAGTCTTATTCAGTAGGGTTAACGTAACGCCTTCAGGCGCATCGATAATAGTGTTACTGTCACGTTCAATAGCAACATTATTGACCTTGAGAAGGGCGTTTTTAGCCGGTATAGACTCCGTCATTCCATTGGTGCCCTGTGCGGCATCCTTGTCATAACCGATAACACGCTGCAGCGTATCGTCACCCTTAACCGCGATGGTCATCGCGTTGTTTTTCCCGGTACTGCCGGAGGTGACAACTAACTGGTAATGATCGTCATCCACTTTAATAATGCTGGCGTTGATCCCCGCCGCCGCATTGTTAATAGCATCGCGTACCCCGGTTAGTGAAGTTTGCTTATCAGTTAACTGAATTTCGAGAGGTTTTTCTTTACCAGGCTGGCTGATGGTTAGCGTTCGCGTTGTCGCCGTACTGCCAATACTGTCCGTGGTACTGGTTACTTTGCCGGAGAGCAATGATTGCGCCTGTGCCAGTTGAGTGACCTCAACGGTATATTGACCCGCCGCCGCCCCCGCCGCGGTGGCGGCGGTAAATGCCGATGGGGCGCTGCTGGTTGCGGTGGTACTTTGGAAAATATTGGCATTGCTCAACGCGGTGTTGGCAGTCTGGAATGCGGTCAGTGCGCTTTTCAGTGTGCCATAGGCCGTCAGCTTTGCGGTATAGGCGCTTTGCTGAGCGCTAATGGGCGCCAGTGCAGCTTTTTCCGCTGTTGTCAGATTGGTTAATACCGTACTTAAATCGAATCCGGCCCCAATACCTAATGAAGAGATGCTGGCCATAACTATCCTTATCTTATTCTCTCAGAAGAAGTGTTGGTTTTATCGGCAGGATTTTTAGAAAGTTTACTTTTTTTTAGCAGACGCAATAAAGCGAACACCGGAAATAAAACCAGGCAATTCCGACGTTAACGTTAGCCGCATATTCTCATCGGATTACCTCATCCCAACGTTTGTTCCTGATGATGAATTACGACGTGAGCCCGCGAGGAAAAGCAACGTATGCATATGGTCTTGCGTGAAAGCCAGCATGCTGCATGAACAGGAGGCGAATAAACTTTTTTCTAAAGGTTGCTTTAGGCGGGCCGATACATGGTTGGACGGCGATGAAGCCGTGGGCAGATAGCCCAAACCTAACCGATCTGATTAAAGGATATTACCATGGCACAAGTTATTAATACTAACAGCCTGTCGCTGATGACGCAGAACAACATGAATAAGTCTCAGTCTGCGCTGGGCACGGCGATCGAGCGTTTATCTTCCAGTCTGCGTATCAACAGTGCAAAAGATGATGCGGCAGGTCAGGCAATTGCCAACCGTTTCACGTCTAACATTAAAGGTCTGACCCAGGCCGCGCGTAATGCCAATGACGGTATTTCTGTTGCTCAGACGACGGAAGGCTCACTGGGTGAAATTAACAATAACTTACAGCGCATCCGTGAACTGACCGTACAGGCACAGAACGGCACTAACTCTGACTCCGATCTCTCATCTATCCAGGACGAAATTACCTCACGTCTGGCGGAAATCGATCGCGTTTCAGGACAGACCCAGTTTAACGGCGTTAAAGTGCTGGCATCTAACAACACCATGCAGATTCAGGTCGGCGCGAACGACGGTGAAACCATTGCCATCGACCTGAAAAAAATTGATAGCGGCACCTTGAAGCTGGATAAATTCAATGTTGTGCGTCCTACAACGGCCGATCTTAAAGATACAAATGGCGTGGCTGTGGCGGCGGCTGATGTTAAAAATGCCGGTGGTGATGTTGTTGACCTGCTGCAGTATAAAAACGCGGCTGGCGATGTTGCTTATGCGGTAAAAGATGCTGACACCGGCAAATATATGGAGGCAACGGTAGCCATTACTGATGCGGATCCGGCTGCAGATCCTGCCGTTAACGCCAGTGCGGTTGTCACCGTTGGTGCCGCTGAAATTGATAACGCTCCGACTGACGATCCGTTAAAAGCGCTGGATGATGCCATCGCGCAAGTTGACCAGTTCCGCAGTTCGCTGGGTGCGGTCCAGAACCGTCTGGATTCTGCTATCACCAACCTGAACAACACCACCACAAACCTTTCATCTGCACAGTCACGTATTCAGGACGCCGACTACGCAACAGAAGTGTCTAATATGTCGAAGGCGCAAATCCTACAGCAGGCCGGCAACTCCGTGCTGGCTCGTGCGAACCAGGTTCCACAAAGCGTGCTGTCTCTGCTGCAGGGCTAATTCGCAGTCGCGTGACGTTCATTACATCTAACCCCGCTTTGGCGGGGTTTTTGCTATCCGCATCATGGATACGAGAAGATGTCATTTGCTGCATTTCTGAAATAACCCCCCTTTTTTACACCTATTCACTCAATCAATCTCTCGACAGCATTGGATAATTATCGCGATAACTCATTAACGCAAGGGAAGTCAGAGTGAACGATCTCTATACCGCCGAAGGCGTGATGGATAAACATTCGCTGTGGCAGCGATATGTGCCGTTGGTACGCCATGAAGCACTGCGACTTCAGGTACGTTTGCCGGCCAGCGTAGAATTGGACGATCTGCTGCAGGCTGGCGGAATTGGACTATTAAACGCCGTGGAGCGCTTTGATGCG encodes the following:
- the fliT gene encoding flagella biosynthesis regulatory protein FliT — translated: MDAAPHLLVIYQQLLVLSQTMLRLAAENKWDELIDMEVHYISAVETLSDVTQQHPVSLHTQEQLRPVLRHILDNEAEVKRLLQLRMDELVSLIGHSNRHKAMNSAYGELSGTVLYPSE
- the fliS gene encoding flagellar export chaperone FliS → MYSASGTKAYAKVGLESSVMSATPHQLITLLFDGALSALIRARLFLQEDNLAGKGESLSKAINIIENGLKVGLIDSSGDELADNLSALYAYMVQRLLQANLHNDGDAIQEVETLLRNIADAWKDASNTHQLVQEAV
- the fliD gene encoding flagellar filament capping protein FliD: MASISSLGIGAGFDLSTVLTNLTTAEKAALAPISAQQSAYTAKLTAYGTLKSALTAFQTANTALSNANIFQSTTATSSAPSAFTAATAAGAAAGQYTVEVTQLAQAQSLLSGKVTSTTDSIGSTATTRTLTISQPGKEKPLEIQLTDKQTSLTGVRDAINNAAAGINASIIKVDDDHYQLVVTSGSTGKNNAMTIAVKGDDTLQRVIGYDKDAAQGTNGMTESIPAKNALLKVNNVAIERDSNTIIDAPEGVTLTLLNKTDGVQSLTIGKDIAKTTSVITDWVKAYNALQTTFDNLTSYTGVDAGQDQNNKNGALLGDSTLRTIQTQLQSQLTNAASSSTFKTLAQIGITQDPNSGQLNVDNDKLKASVTSDAKGVMAMIVGDGKTTGIATTIGRSLASYTSTTGILAAATDGVNSTLKKLTEQFNTANDRINSNIQRYKTQFTQLDVLMTRLNNTSSYLTSQFSTSNDSK
- a CDS encoding FliC/FljB family flagellin; its protein translation is MAQVINTNSLSLMTQNNMNKSQSALGTAIERLSSSLRINSAKDDAAGQAIANRFTSNIKGLTQAARNANDGISVAQTTEGSLGEINNNLQRIRELTVQAQNGTNSDSDLSSIQDEITSRLAEIDRVSGQTQFNGVKVLASNNTMQIQVGANDGETIAIDLKKIDSGTLKLDKFNVVRPTTADLKDTNGVAVAAADVKNAGGDVVDLLQYKNAAGDVAYAVKDADTGKYMEATVAITDADPAADPAVNASAVVTVGAAEIDNAPTDDPLKALDDAIAQVDQFRSSLGAVQNRLDSAITNLNNTTTNLSSAQSRIQDADYATEVSNMSKAQILQQAGNSVLARANQVPQSVLSLLQG